The following are from one region of the Leishmania mexicana MHOM/GT/2001/U1103 complete genome, chromosome 10 genome:
- a CDS encoding glycerol-3-phosphate dehydrogenase [NAD+],glycosomal/mitochondrial produces MIPAKGHIAGHELLHLNKAAIFGSGAFGTALAMVLSKKCREVCVWHITEEEARLVNEKRENDLYLPGVQLASNITFTSDVEEAYKGAEIILFVIPTQFLRGFFQKSGGNLIAYAKEKQVPVLVCTKGIERSTLKFPTQIVGEFFPSNLLSVLAGPSFAIEVATGVFTCVSIASSDINVARRLQRIMTTGDRSFVCWATTDTVGCEVASAVKNVLAIGSGVANGLGMGFNARAALITRGLLEIRDLTAALGGDGSAIFGLAGLGDLQLTCSSELSRNFTVGKKLGKGLSIEEIQRTSKAVAEGVATAEPLMRLAHQLKVTMPLCQQIYEIVYKKKNPRAAIVDLLSCGLQDEGLPALFKKSAATPSKL; encoded by the coding sequence ATGATCCCCGCGAAGGGACACATCGCCGGccatgagctgctgcacctgaACAAGGCCGCCATCTTCGGCTCCGGCGCCTTTggcacggcgctggcgaTGGTGCTCTCTAAAAAGTGCCgcgaggtgtgtgtgtggcacataacggaggaggaggcgcggctCGTGAATGAAAAGCGCGAGAACGATCTCTACCTCCCGGGAGTGCAGCTTGCGTCGAACATCACCTTCACCTCGGATGTGGAAGAGGCGTACAAGGGTGCCGAGATCATCCTCTTCGTCATCCCGACCCAGTTCCTGCGCGGCTTCTTCCAGAAAAGCGGCGGCAACCTGATCGCCTAtgcgaaggagaagcaggTGCCGGTGCTTGTGTGCACGAAGGGTATTGAGCGCTCGACACTGAAGTTCCCGACGCAGATTGTTGGCGAGTTCTTCCCGAGCAACCTGCTCTCTGTGCTCGCGGGTCCCAGCTTCGCCATCGAGGTGGCCACCGGCGTCTTCACGTGCGtcagcatcgcctcctccgacaTCAATGTGGctcgccgcctgcagcgcatcaTGACGACGGGCGACCGCTCCTTCGTCTGCTGGgccaccaccgacaccgTCGGCTGTGAGGTGGCCAGCGCCGTGAAGAACGTGCTGGCCATCGGCTCTGGCGTGGCGAATGGCCTTGGCATGGGCTTCAACGCGCGTGCCGCCCTCATCACGCGCGGCCTGCTCGAGATTCGAGATCTGACGGCCGCACTGggcggcgatggcagcgCCATCTTCGGCCTCGCCGGGCTCGGCGACCTCCAGCTGACGTGCTCGTCGGAGCTGTCGCGTAACTTCACGGTGGGCAAGAAGCTCGGCAAGGGCTTGTCCATCGAGGAAATCCAGCGCACGAGCAAGGCCGTCGCGGAGGGCGTGGCGACGGCCGAGCCGCTGATGCGCTTGGCGCATCAGCTGAAGGTGACGATGCCGCTGTGCCAGCAAATCTACGAGATTGTGTACAAGAAGAAGAACCCGCGCGCAGCCATCGTAGACCTCTTGTCGTGCGGCCTGCAGGACGAGGGTCTGCCGGCGCTCTTCAAGAAGTCGGCTGCCACCCCCTCCAAGCTGTGA
- a CDS encoding zinc binding dehydrogenase-like protein translates to MSGHAGKQVAPVKCKGWSVEKPALQWSTDAVKLSDVVVAAPAPTQIRVKVYAASINPIDWKRGMFPASGSGPGVPGSDLKVLKGMHHKPPNYPYPYVVGVDGAGEVESVGEKVTGLRTGDRVMFHSSLTNAHGGSLCEYAVMEESVAVPIPGDGARPFSYEEAAAIPCATWTAYVALFDKLRIEPGRSIFVDGGSGAVGSSAVQLAHHMGLYVFASCSPSNADYVRSIGADHVLNYHDGIEMIDQILDATEGYGVDYYLAVTNTQDAESFTDALRFGGAVCLLSGVLIPKTGVLLRRQLSVHYVFLNGLHDHPLTRPQLRYIGEQVTKLYQSGAFRLDVEVLPFAEAAKALDRSATGSVNHKKLIVQVSSP, encoded by the coding sequence ATGAGCGGGCATGCGGGCAAACAAGTGGCACCGGTGAAGTGCAAGGGGTGGTCTGTCGAGAAGCCAGCCTTGCAGTGGTCGACAGACGCGGTGAAGCTGTCggacgtggtggtggcggcgccggcccCTACACAGATCCGCGTAAAGGTATACGCAGCCAGTATCAACCCAATCGACTGGAAGCGAGGCATGTTCCCCGCCTCCGGCTCTGGCCCTGGTGTTCCAGGGAGCGATCTTAAGGTGCTCAAAGGGATGCACCACAAACCGCCGAACTACCCATACCCGTATGTGgtcggcgtcgacggcgctggtgaaGTGGAGAGTGTCGGCGAGAAGGTGACGGGGCTCAGGACTGGGGACCGGGTCATGTTCCACTCGAGCCTGACGAACGCGCACGGCGGCTCCCTGTGCGAGTACGCCGTGATGGAGGAGTCCGTGGCGGTGCCCATCCCGGGTGATGGGGCGAGACCGTTCTCATATGAGGAAGCCGCGGCCATTCCGTGCGCCACGTGGACAGCATACGTTGCCCTCTTCGACAAGCTGCGCATCGAGCCGGGGCGCAGCATCTTCGTCGACGGTGGGTCTGGGGCAGTGGGCAGCTCCGCtgtgcagctggcgcaccACATGGGGCTCTACGTGTTTGCATCGTGCTCTCCGAGCAACGCAGACTATGTGCGGAGCATCGGCGCGGATCATGTGCTGAACTACCACGACGGCATCGAGATGATAGATCAGATTCTGGACGCTACAGAGGGATATGGGGTGGATTACTACCTCGCCGTGACCAACACCCAGGATGCGGAGAGTTTCACTGACGCTCTTCGTtttggcggcgccgtctgtCTGCTGTCTGGCGTTCTGATTCCCAAAACCGGTGTGCTGCTCCGTCGTCAGCTGTCGGTGCACTACGTCTTCCTGAACGGTCTACATGACCATCCGCTGACGCGGCCACAGCTGCGATACATTGGCGAGCAAGTGACAAAACTCTACCAGAGCGGTGCTTTTCGCCTGGACGTGGAGGTTCTTCCGTTTGCCGAAGCCGCCAAGGCGCTTGACCGCTCAGCTACCGGGAGCGTGAACCACAAGAAGCTCATTGTGCAGGTGTCATCACCGTGA
- a CDS encoding zinc-binding dehydrogenase-like protein: MGNKNSVSMSSVPVSPPFYILPDVPVPSLKPSNLDFSQTSGKPILCAGWIAPHGNSSWSPENVVYSPVIEIPVPQASQVRVKIYAAGVNPTDAHRTSVLPRSSEVDTSSKSRRASRHLKPMFKFPYVVGIEGAGVVESVGWAAAESGERDGSEGTRTSANARDIRVGDRVAFLADFTQGSGGTFCQYAVVDSDILWKLPEVVCAPSPSTGGLVPGRLIDFVEAASLPTAAAAAYIALFDKLRVETQRTIFISGASGGVGSVAVQLAHYFGLYVIASCSTPKVRYVESLGADYVIDYTRVDVVKEILSYTDNYGVDYLLECAGASIAEVHSETVRFGGALCVLKGLVPPRSDMVFRRQLSVHYVFLGMQHQDPLARMQLQPLGELVMQLYIQGAFSVNAEQVPFVQAVDALNVVASGHGRGKIVLTNFHMSEDKEERLRRRHVQLYEKAQRQYQLEETQMAAGAAAVTAASEAASREAG, from the coding sequence ATGGGGAACAAGAACTCGGTGAGCATGAGCTCGGTGCCAGTGTCTCCGCCCTTCTACATCCTCCCTGATGTCCCCGTTCCATCTCTAAAGCCTTCGAACCTGGACTTTTCCCAGACATCTGGAAAGCCGATTTTGTGCGCTGGATGGATAGCACCACACGGCAACTCCTCGTGGTCCCCGGAAAATGTGGTGTACTCGCCTGTCATTGAGATTCCGGTCCCGCAGGCGTCCCAGGTGCGCGTGAAAATCTACGCTGCTGGCGTCAACCCCACTGATGCCCATCGCACCTCTGTGCTGCCCAGATCCTCTGAAGTTGACACCAGCAGCAAAAGCCGCCGCGCGAGTCGTCACCTGAAGCCCATGTTTAAGTTTCCGTACGTAGTCGGCATCGAGGGCGCTGGTGTCGTGGAGAGCGTCGGGTGGGCTGCTGCCGAaagcggggagagagatggctCTGAAGGGACACGGACTTCTGCCAACGCCAGGGACATCCGAGTGGGTGACCGTGTTGCCTTCTTGGCTGATTTCACGCAgggaagcggcggcaccttTTGCCAGTATGCCGTGGTGGATAGTGACATTCTGTGGAAGCTGCCGGAGGTGGTATGCGCACCATCACCCTCTACCGGGGGGCTGGTGCCCGGCCGCCTCATCGACTTTGTAGAGGCGGCGTCGTTGCcgaccgctgccgccgcagcgtaTATCGCGCTCTTCGACAAGCTGAGGGTAGAGACGCAGCGGACCATCTTCATTAGCGGCGCCTCAGGCGGCGTCGGCTCGGTGGCGGTGCAACTCGCTCACTACTTCGGGCTTTATGTGATTGCAAGCTGCTCGACCCCGAAAGTGCGCTACGTCGAAAGCCTTGGCGCGGACTACGTCATAGACTATACCCGCGTGGATGTCGTGAAGGAGATTCTGTCGTACACAGACAACTACGGGGTGGACTACCTGCTCGAGTGCGCTGGCGCGTCTATAGCAGAGGTGCACTCCGAGACGGTGCGATTCGGCGGCGCGCTCTGCGTTTTGAAGGGTTTGGTCCCTCCGAGAAGTGACATGGTGTTTCGCCGACAGCTGTCGGTGCACTATGTATTCCTTGGCATGCAACATCAAGACCCGCTGGCACggatgcagctgcagccgttgGGTGAATTGGTCATGCAGCTCTACATTCAAGGTGCCTTTAGCGTGAACGCAGAGCAGGTGCCATTTGTTCAAGCAGTGGATGCGCTGAACGTGGTGGCGTCAGGCCACGGGCGCGGCAAGATCGTGCTGACCAACTTCCACATGAGCGAGGACAAGGaagagcgcctgcgccgccgacaTGTTCAGCTGTACGAAAAGGCTCAGCGTCAATATCAGCTAGAGGAGACACAAAtggccgccggcgcagcagcggtcacGGCAGCCTCTGAGGCGGCATCGAGGGAAGCGGGGTAG
- a CDS encoding putative endonuclease G, translating to MTASAAIARLLGTASVALFGVTAYWTYSTQASKRTQLVVQPNRSLVTTATATPSIGGAGSDSSSQGSVGGDATLAFPVVLPPHTPPAHASTLTAGFLQQCNEAAAHGLPSTAEVRCYGSYLASLNYERRIPNWVMEVVDYRKLHSGRRPSSPAAAAAANRDDDAAHGKEEGCNDTRGGDDVSRNRSNFYADDTVPAAFRVGPNSYTSRGMSRGHLAAAQLHKASQAEMDATFNMNANVVPQDMTLNAVDWLRLEGLTRKLSKEVSVGQQQQQQQPGRGRRRGDSPPAGNTTKAEDASSRGKLYVVTGPAFVPRLMRVEHRPDGTEVHVPLSSADASAAPWKSAAPVKLMMTYELTGHPARGTLVAVPSHLFKVFLSEENGGRSHSVAAFMMPNGPIIEELPLTAYQVPIERLQRITGLQFFPGMDATRLPDLCKTHKCDARPSALFQRYRQVAQLRAADSVPQLRKTYAALQASTAGGNLDEAVVHEFQKRMEELVAASVGRIDHAEQR from the coding sequence ATGACTGCCAGCGCAGCGATCGCCCGGCTGCTCGGCACCGCTTCTGTTGCTCTCTTCGGCGTCACCGCCTACTGGACCTACAGCACGCAGGCAAGCAAGCGCACACAGCTTGTGGTGCAGCCCAACCGCTCTCTCGTCACGACTGCCACCGCTACACCGTCGATCGGGGGCGcaggcagcgacagcagcagccaggGATCTGTGGGAGGTGATGCCACGCTGGCCTTTCCTGTCGTGCTGCCGCCTCACACACCACCCGCCCACGCCTCCACGCTCACCGCCGGCTTCTTGCAGCAGTGCAatgaggcagcggcgcacgggCTGCCGTCCACTGCCGAGGTGCGCTGCTACGGCAGCTACCTCGCCAGCCTCAACTATGAGCGCCGCATCCCAAACTGGGTGATGGAGGTGGTTGACTACCGCAAGCTGCACTCCGGGCGCCGACCCTCCTCcccggcagcagccgccgctgctaacagggacgacgacgccgcgcaTGGCAAAGAAGAGGGGTGCAACGACACCCGCGGTGGTGACGACGTCTCGCGCAACCGCAGCAACTTCTACGCCGACGACACCGTCCCCGCGGCCTTCCGCGTCGGCCCCAACAGCTACACGTCACGCGGCATGAGTCGCggccacctcgccgccgcgcagttGCACAAGGCCTCGCAGGCGGAGATGGATGCGACCTTCAACATGAACGCGAACGTCGTGCCGCAGGACATGACGCTGAACGCGGTGGATTGGCTGCGGCTGGAGGGCCTGACGCGCAAGCTGAGCAAGGAGGTGAGCGtcgggcagcagcagcagcagcagcagcctggCCGTGgccggcgacgcggcgacAGCCCACCAGCAGGGAATACCACCAAGGCGGAAGACGCGAGTAGCCGTGGCAAGCTGTACGTCGTGACCGGCCCCGCATTTGTCCCCCGACTCATGCGAGTGGAGCACCGTCCGGACGGCACTGAAGTCCATGTGCCGCTGTCCTCAGCGgacgcgagcgcggcgccgtggaAAAGCGCAGCTCCAGTGAAGCTGATGATGACGTACGAGCTCACCGGTCACCCCGCGCGTGGCACCCTCGTCGCTGTGCCGAGCCATCTGTTCAAGGTGTTTCTGTCCGAGGAAAACGGCGGCCGGTCACActcggtggcggcgttcATGATGCCCAACGGACCGATCATAGAGGAGCTGCCCCTCACCGCGTACCAGGTGCCGATcgagcgactgcagcgtATCACGGGACTTCAGTTTTTTCCAGGCATGGACGCGACGCGCTTGCCTGACCTCTGCAAGACGCACAAGTGCGATGCACGGCCGTCTGCGCTCTTCCAGCGGTACCGGCAGGTGGCCCAGCTGCGGGCTGCCGACAGCGTGCCTCAGCTGCGGAAGACCTACGCAGCCCTGCAGGCCTCTACGGCGGGCGGGAACCTTGACGAGGCCGTCGTGCACGAGTTCCAGAAGCGCATGGAGGAGCTTGTCGCGGCGAGTGTGGGGCGGATCGACCACGCAGAGCAGCGCTGA